In Lolium rigidum isolate FL_2022 chromosome 7, APGP_CSIRO_Lrig_0.1, whole genome shotgun sequence, the DNA window GTGACTGAGTGGAGGGGATGACAAATATGCTTGCTACCACTTGAGTTGTTATCGGAGCTAGAAGTGGGGGGGGGATGACCAATATGCTTGCTACCACTTGAGTTGTTATCGGAGCTAGAAGTGATTATCATGAAGAAATCATATGATAATAACTAGGAATCGTTTCTACTGGTACTTGTTGTTTTCCTTATCCTTGGTTGACTGATAGACTGACTGAGTGACTGACGGAGGAGTACTTAATTAATTATTGAGAGGAGCTGGTACGGATGTGTGGCGAAATTGCTGGATCACTCGGAGCGCGCGGCGAAGCGCTCCACCTTGGGATCGGAGAGGTTGATGCCGACCATGGCCTCGCCGAGGTCGCAGCTGACCTCCGCGAGCACATTGGGGTCGCTGTAGTGGGTGACGGCCTGCACGATGGCGCGAGCGCGTTTAGCGGGGTCGCCGCTCTTGAAGATGCCTGAGCCGACGAAGACGCCGTCGCAGCCGAGCTGCATCATGAGGGCGGCGTCCGCGGGCGTGGCGACCCCTCCTGCGGCGAACTGGACGACGGGGAGGCGTCCGAGCTGCTTGGTCTGCATGACGAGGTCGTAGGGCGCGGCGATGCTCTTGGCGTAGGTGAAGACCTCGTCGTCGTCCATGCTGCGCAGCGCGCGGATGTCGCCCATGACGGAGCGGACGTGGCGCACGGCCTCGATGACGTTCCCTGTGCCGGCCTCGCCCTTGGTGCGGATCATGGCGGCGCCCTCGCGGATGCGGCGGAGGGCCTCGCCGAGGTTGCGGCAGCCGCAGACGAAGGGGACGCGGAAGTTGTGCTTGTTGATgtggtgggcgtcgtcggcgagcgTGAGGACCTCGCTCTCGTCGACGTAGTCGACGCCGATGGTCTCGAGGATCTGGGCCTCGACGAAGTGGCCGATGCGGGCCTTGGCCATGACGGGGATGGTGACGGCGCGCTTGATGTCGCGGATCATGCCCGGGTCGGACATGCGGGCGACGCCGCCCTCGGCGCGGATGTCGGCGGGGACGCGCTCGAGGGCCATGACGGCGCAGGCGCCGGCCTCCTCGGCGATGCGCGCCTGCTCGGCGTTGACGACGTCCATGATGACGCCGCCGCGGAGCATCTGGGCCAGGCCCACCTTGACGGAGAACGGGGACGACTTGGGCTCCAGCAGCGTGCCGGTGGCGCCGTTGTTGGTGGTGTTGCCGGTGCCGTACACCGTGACCACGCCGCTGCCGTCGGACGCCATCTACGTTGGGTTCTCTTGTGTGGCGGCGGGCGAGAGGCGGCGGGATAGGGGTAGGTGGTTGTGGGATGCGCGGATGGACCGTGGGTGGCAGCGGATCTTATACCCATGGATGGGCAGGTGTGATGGACGGACGGACGGCCCAGATCTGTCGACCCGGCCTTTAGGGTGGGCCAGGGACAGCACCACCACTCACTCGTCAGTGCCCTGCCGCGCCGCCTGCTCAGCCATCACCAACCACAGCAAACAAATCCAACCGCACCTTCTCTTCTACCCGCACGCACGCTCCACGCTTCCTTTTCCAATATCTCTCGTCACTAACATGCAAAGGTGTCTTgtctttttaaaaataaaaatcagATCTATTAAGAAAATTACATTGAGGTACTTAGGGCATGGCCAATGGTATGCTCCAACTTACTTCCCATCGATTCACCTAGGTTCGGATAACACCGTCTAGGCTGAAATGTGGTTCGGGTGGAGAAGTAGCTGCCTGCAGAGGAGGCAGGATCCTCATGTAAAAGTAAGCAGAAAAACATGTGAGAGATGAAAAAAGCGGGAGTGAGAAGAGAAAAACTGTAAGAAGAGTGGACTAGTGTGGGTCACCATGTGCTCTGTGCTCACATCATGAGGCTACTGGTGCATCGGGCAGAGGCAGAACTGAACGATAGCCTCATAGGCTTGTGCTGATGTGGCTGCAGTGGAGCGACCACTTGGTGCTTCTTCCGCTCTACATGCCCTTAGACCACCTAACGATCACTACCGCTGCTAAAGCGAGCGCAAATGCTCCGTTATCGCCACTCATCTATCAGAGTCAACTTAATGTTTTGATGACTCTTacatgtatatatttgtctattgtagtttccccatatgttagggggctttctgcatatgtgcaacgTATACGTATCTATATATTATGCGCTTTCGTGCTGCAGTATCTGATAAGCATATtgacctaacatggtatcagagcaaatattGATCCTCTAGTCTCCCCCGGCCGACGTTTGCTTGTTCAACTTCCGTCCGTCGCCCGATTTCTTTGTCTTCCGCCCGGCCTCGCCGCCCGAATCCTCGTGCGCGTGGCGTTCGATTCCGCCCGGCCGATTCCACCGCCGCCGACTTGCTGGCGCCGTCCGCCCGGCCGATTCCGCCTTGCTGGTTCCTCCGCCCGGCCGATTCCGTCCTTGCTGGGTGGCCGATTCCGTCCGGACTGATCCCCTGTCCAATCTCTGCTCCCGCCTGGTTGCTGCCGACCGATCCCCTGATCCACTAGATCGTGCTGGCCTGCTCCTGATCGTGTTGTGAAATTGCTCCCTGATCGTGTTGTGAAATCGATCTCCTCTGCTGATCTCTGCTCCCGCCCCCTGGTCCCTGGTCGATCTCCCCTTCCGATCGGCCCAAGCTTGGCCGTGCTGTTGACTTTCAGctgaaaaaaaagcaaaaaaaaaccaaaaaaaaccaaaaaaaaagcaaaaaaaaaaagaaccatgtcttcctcgggctatgttgcgatccctcgctgcctggtgatcttcgatggcgcgaattaccctgatttcgctgcctttatgcgcgtccacatgcgcggtcttcgtctttggggtgtgctttctggcgaggtctcctgtccgccgcgccctgttgctcctacggtgcctgttgcaccgccacctttgcccttgcccctgatgctactcggGCGGATAAGGATGCGAGCCAAGAGTGCCGATGACAGCTGCTCGGccgattatgaccggaaggtccgggaccactctactgccgttgcgacttacgGCGAGGATCCGATCGAATACACTCGGTGgattgatgaggatgctcgtgctgctcgCTGTTCTCACCTCCGGTGTTCTGCCTCGGTATGcttgctgagtttatgggtcttcccgccgctgctgctcggtgggcttttcttcgtcggcgctATCGGCCGTCCGgtgatgctctttacctgtcCGTGGTCCGCCGGGAGCATGCCCTTCGAcgaggtgattctactattgatgagttctacactcgagTGCTCGCTATTTGGCGTcggcttgattctctccgtacgCTCGTGTGTGCCACACTGTCCCTGCTGTCTCGACTCGTGCGCGCGGATCCGGAGTTTTAGCACgtctttgagttcttgtcgcggctccgtaaggagtttgagccgcgccgggcccaggctgcttgcccgtggtcgtgttccgctctctcgaGGTCCTTGCGAGATTCGtgcctgaggagactcgtcttcgtggtgctggtcttcttgaggttcctctcgttcttgctgctcgtggccctctcGTGCCGTCtactcgtggacctcctatgccggCCGACTTCGTTGCGGCCTCCGCACGGcccgatacttcctactcctccattccgGGGTCGGCGTCGGCCCCGGCGagcctcgtggttcgacgtcacctccttgcacctaccgtggcgaggcctggccacactatctctacttgccGGCGAGAGGGATCCCGGCTTACGCCCGCCGCATCTTACTCGTCGTCGGCCGGTTCTTCGGGATCTTCTCGTCGTTGCGCTATCCGatcgggacattatccgtggtcttcgtggtccgctcgccgGTACGGGCTCTTCCTCGACGAGTGCTCGCTGGTTACGTGTCcggctcttctggcaccgcgcgaccaccttcttccacacagtcaggtacgtcatccccgtggtatctggattctggagcttcttttcatatgacctctacgtcttctattctttctgttcttcgctctcttgtttctccttttcgtgttatcacggctgatggtacctcccttcctgtttccagtcgaggcaccctttctactacctctttctctgttcctgatgtttcccatgttcctagtcttaagatgaacctgttttccgctagtcagcttactaattctggttgtcgcgtcattcttgacgctgattcttgtgcttgTTCGGGACCGTCGTACACGAGCCCCGGTTGGAgccggccctcgcagccttgagtccccggggctctgggagttagaccggcttcgtgttccttcctgctgacacttcatctgccagttctcctgcggttgtCGCTTCGTCCTTTGGATCTTTTCAGCGAGTGGCATCATCGCTCGGGTCACCTctcgtggctcccgtttatcgtcattagttcgtcgtggtcttcggGGTCCTGTCTcgggagatgtgtctttgcattcgtgtcggGGTTGTcggctaggcaaacagattcagcttccctatcctactagtgcgtccgtatctcagcgaccttttgatttagtgcattcggatgtttggggtccggctcccttcccttcgaaagggggtcatcgatactatattttgtttattgatgattttttgcgatacacctggttgtttcttatgcactctcgcagacgaggtgctttctatttatcggcgttttgcagccatggttcgtactcggtattccacgcctattcgtgtgtttcgtgttgACTCTgccggagagtatatctcccaagcacctgcgtggtgttcttgctgagcgaGGCACCCTTGCCCAATTCTCGTGTCCcgacgcccatgctcaaaatggtgtcgccgagcgtaagcatcgtcatattcttgagactacccgtgctatgatgattgcttcctctcttccgccacatttcgggCTGAGGccgtcgctacgtcgacttacctcattaacattcagccttctgctgcccttcaaggtggcattcctctcgagcgtctttctggttgctctccagattacttgacacttcgtttatttggttgggtttgctatgttcttctccctcctcgcgatcgcaccaagttgaccgctcagtctgttgagtgtgtttttcttggatacagtgatgagcataagggctatcgctgttgggaccccgttggtcgtcggatgcgcatctctcgtgatgtcacgtttgatgagacgcgtcccttctatcctcgtcccacctcgggtacttacccggtggatgatatctcttttcttctttttctggaTGCACCCCTTGCTATCCCGTCTCCCCCTCCTAGTTCTGATGCGcctccttcggcgccatcctctcctccgtctagtccacctagtactcctcgttctccggtttCGGATCCTTCTAATGttgtctcttcttcctcttcttctgatgagttgtcctccgctgatgaccttcccccttcacggcatgttcgtcagcgtcgtgctctagctcgttactctcctagtcagtatggtctttctgtcgtttccgagccgacttcttatcgggatgccgaacatcatcctgaatggcagcttgccatggctgaggagatcgctgcgctttagcgcactggcacttgggatcttgtttctcccccttctggtgtttgtcctatcacgtgtaagtgggtctatataattaagactcgctctgatggatctcttgagcgctataaagcgcgtcttgtggctcgtggctttcagctggagcacggccgtgactatgatgagacttttgcccctgtggctcatatgactactgtgcgtacccttctttcttaatggcgagttgagtgaggaggtttacatgcagcctcctcctgggtattctgttcccgatgggatgggttgtcgtcttcgacgttctctctatggtctcaaacaggccctcgtgcctggtttgagcgcttcgcctcgtggtgactgctgctggtttctctcctagtcttcatgatcccgcacttttcgttcacacttctcctcgtggacgtactcttcttcttctctatgttgatgatatgatcattatcggtgatgatcccgagtatattgccttcgtcaaggctcgtcttcgcgatcggtttcttatgaccgatcttggtcctcttcgctattttcttggcattgaggtttcctccacttctgatggcttttctatctctcaggaaaagtacattcaggatcttcttgctcgtgttgctcttggggatgagcgcacggtcaatactcctatggagcttaatgttaagcttcgtcctactgatggtgatcctcttcctgatcccacccgttatcgccatcttgttgggagtcttgtttatcttgcttgtcactcgtcccgatatttcttatcatgttcatattctgagtcgagTTTGTCtcggctcctaccactgttcactatagtcatctcctccgtgttcttcgttatcttcgtggcacgatcactcgtcgcctttctttccccgttccagctctctccagctccagtgctattcggatgctacgtgggcgagtgatcctacggatcgtcgttcgctttctgcttactgtgtgtttcttggtggtttgcttgttgcttggaagacggagAAACATGTCGCAGTTTCTCGTTCGAGCGTtgtggctgagttgcgggctatggctttgttgattgctgaggtgacttggttacggtggttgcttgcagattttggggtctctgttacgacacccacttcacttttgtctgacagtacaggtgctatcagtattgcacgtgatccggtcaagcatgagctgaccaagcatatcggtgttgatgctttttacacacgtgcacgagtacgggatgatgttgttgcggttcattatgtgccttcagatttgcggttggcggatttctttacgaaggcacggactcgagcgcaagcatgatttcttactctccaaactcggtgttgtggatccaccatgagtttgaggggggtgttagatgtatatatttgtctattgtagtttccccatatgttagggggctttctgcatatgtgcacctgtacatgtactatatattgtggcctttggccccctggtaatacaataaGCATATTGACCTAACAATGACAACCAGAAAGTCTTACTGCACGTACCTTTAGAAACTAACGCATAAGAACCGAAGTTATCGTAATTGAGTATTTGAATTAATCTGAATATTCTGACACTAAGCATGATCGACCATTCCACGGAAGCAGCGGCCAAACAATACCCCGCTCTCCTCAACTGTGGCGAAGGAGGAAAAAAATCTAAGATAGGGCGAACTTTGAATGATGCAAATACCAAATAGTCCTAAAAAATAGTAATATCTcaatacaataaaaataaaaaatgtttgatTATAAGTATAACCTAAAAAATATACCAATAATGCTAACTCAACGGTAAAGCTTTACATCTTCTTAAAACATATGATGTAATTCAAATAATCAAGACGTTTGATTATCCCTAGTTCGATGCGCAACTCGATTTTGATTATTTTTGTTGCTAGAAAATTTCATTCAATTGTTGATGTCGTCACGGGTAAACCCTACGTCATCTTAATGGAGTAATAACGCGGTCGGAGAAAGTATTACTTGtctttaaaatatctaaaaatcTTCAATTCTACAAGTATGTATAATGAATAACCCGAGTTATCTTGTATATACTATGGTACATTCAATTATAAATCTCTGAATTCACATTGAATCTAGAATACGAGTTTATATTCGGAGGTAAAAATAGTCTATGTTTTTGGCCTGTAATCGATTTTGCGCAGTGTTTTTACTGAAACACGCATAACTTTCTCATACGGAGTCTGTTTTCGACGTATGAccactcaaaattttcagaaaaacacgcgcatctaaatgtattcaccaaaaaatcaaggtagggcggctGCCCTACCTTGCCCTACTGGGAGCTCCGCCCCTGCTCCTCAACACCACTGGCGAGATTGCTGGTGTTGAGGTGGACGTGGAGGCTAGTATACCTTATTTTTGTCCCGCATAACAACGTCGAAGCCAGCATAGTGCATGTGGCGATTGACCAATCTCTTACATTAGGGATCTAACTATAGCACCGAGAGCGCACGTCCGAGATCCCCCACCCCCTCCCGCTGCCAGAATGGCAATCATAGGAGGCGAGAGAGCGGATATGAAACACATTATATGGCGGCTAGAGTAGCAGAGGAGTCTTCTCTCTCTGGAGAACCTTTTCCATTTCTCTCGCAAAGAATTTCTCGGCTAAGCTTCCTCGTTGAGCTGCTGAAAGTAATAAGTGTGACTCGGACGACGGCTACGTCCCCCTTGATACCGTCTGGTCCTCGACAGCAACAACGTCTCCATCTATGGATATGTCTTTTCTAGTCTCTGGTTCCCCATGGATGCACCGTGCTTGGCCCAGGTGCCTCCAACAAGTTCACTTCACAGACCATGCATGCAGCAACAGCAATCCCCAAAtcagaagaaaaaaagagaaatacaCAGTAAAGCAAAATCTCCTTTGCATGATCCTCGGGGCAGTACAGGACAAACCCACTCCATCCCCAGCAGAGCAAATTGTTCATTTCTATGTAATCATCATCGTTTCATTCATACCCATGCACCCAAGTAGCAGCCGAATCTTATTGATTACAAAAATATCCTATGATAGGCATGTGGGTCGCACTATAGAATACAGTACAGTGCTACAATCTGACCTGAACGAGACCAAACATTCCTCAGCATAGAAAAATAAACTGGGTTACTCAACTGTGGGAGATTTTCGATCAAAGGAAACATGTCTGTAATTTTCTCACAAACTACAAGGACGTCATACTTGTCAGACTTTTCGATCTTTAGAAGATCTCCACCATTTTTCAAGAATAAAAGGAGATTTCTACCAACCTTCTGACATCGTTGATTACGTAAGCACGCTACAAGTAGTCAAAACACAACGACTGGTACAATCAGTAAAAGATCTCTAGAAAAATCGAAAGAAACCTGAAAGTACTTTCAAAATCGTTCTCTCACGTGCCGCTGTTGCCGTCACACTGCATCCACTCCTCGAATGAAGAAACTGATGTTACTGATGTGTCGGATTTTGTGCCTTAAATATGTTATTATATGCTACACCTAGTACTCCCTCTTGTTATGGGTAATCTTGATCAAATCAAAAAAATTAGAGTTTGACTAACTATGCAGATAAACATATTAACATCTACTTTATCAAACCAATATCATTAGTATATATATCATCATAAACTagcatgtactccctctgtcctaaaatgtaaggcgtctaacgaTTGTTTAAAAGttaaactttactaactttgaccaaatatttagaaaaatatatttacatctacaatatcgaatggatATATTAAGaaaatacttcctccgttcctaaatataagccatatagtttctggcacggaaattaaagaaTGCAATTTTTGGAAAAATTACAACATATTTGGAGGGGATTAACCCTAAGCAATTAAACCAAGCTAATAGAAAACTTTGCTTAATATAAGAAAAAATAATCAAATATCTAAAAATACTGTCCATACGAGTGGTGCAATGCAATATACCTTATATTATGGACTTTTTCctaaaaaactatatggcttatatctagaaacggagggagtataatttatggtgaatctattcatgttgatttagtgctgtaaatgtttatatttttatggataaacttgatcaaacttttaaaaaaacattgacttttgactaatccttaggcgTTCGGGGGCTCTTCGGTGGTTCCGTGGTTTCAGGGGGAAGTTTTGGGTCTTCGGAGACAATCAATGTTTGAGATGCACTTGTGATTGCTGGTCGAGAAGCATCATGTTCTGAGTGCATCTCGACATCCctgacaaaagaagaaaaaaatatttCGGTACAAGGATAAAGAAGTCAAGTCAAAAGGGTGCGGCAAAGGAAAATCAAGCAAAACTTAAAAGCTCAACTCGACAGTTGTCCTGAAAGGATCAAAGTCCATAGGATTTTCATGAGAAGATTCTTCGGCTACAGGTTCAGCTAGCTTTGAAGTACCCGAGTCCTCTTCACACTTGGCCTCTTTCTTTTCCGACCTTCTGGGGAAGTCGCGGGAGGGATAGAGTTCGTATGGGATGAGTCGGAGAAATGCGTCGACCCCGCACTCTTTTCAGATGAGCCCGCACTTTTTTCGGATTCTGCGGGTTCAATGTCGCGAACCGAAGTTTCTTGGAAATCATCATTGACAATCGTCCGCTCGGGCACTTCCCCATTCTCGAGAATAGGAGGAAGAGAAGAGAGTATCTGATGTTTCTACACAAATAAGTTGCGAGTTAAATTGTGAAAAATAAGTTAAGCAGGAAAAATAAGTAGACATTCGAGAAAGGAACTTACAACAATAAGGGCATGGGCGCACTATATGGTTTCACGCGGCACGATGTAGGAACTTCAATATTTTTACTAAGTGGGGTGAAGCGGCGGACTAATTTTTCCAAGTCTTTGACAGGAAGATCTTCAGATATTCCTACAACATCACCAGCACCAGAGTAGAGCCAGAGAGGACTTGGGCGAACTTGGATAGGTTGTACGCGAATCCGCAGGGAATGTGCTATTATTTGCACACCCGAAAGTTCTTTTCCTTGGGTACTCTGCAATGTCTTGATCCGCTCCATCAGATGCTCTATAGCCGCCATTTCTTCTGGAGTAGCTTCGGCACCCCAGGACGGACGCCTTAAGATTTCTTGCGTTATGTCAAAGGGA includes these proteins:
- the LOC124673841 gene encoding probable pyridoxal 5'-phosphate synthase subunit PDX1.1, giving the protein MASDGSGVVTVYGTGNTTNNGATGTLLEPKSSPFSVKVGLAQMLRGGVIMDVVNAEQARIAEEAGACAVMALERVPADIRAEGGVARMSDPGMIRDIKRAVTIPVMAKARIGHFVEAQILETIGVDYVDESEVLTLADDAHHINKHNFRVPFVCGCRNLGEALRRIREGAAMIRTKGEAGTGNVIEAVRHVRSVMGDIRALRSMDDDEVFTYAKSIAAPYDLVMQTKQLGRLPVVQFAAGGVATPADAALMMQLGCDGVFVGSGIFKSGDPAKRARAIVQAVTHYSDPNVLAEVSCDLGEAMVGINLSDPKVERFAARSE